A section of the Malania oleifera isolate guangnan ecotype guangnan chromosome 2, ASM2987363v1, whole genome shotgun sequence genome encodes:
- the LOC131147839 gene encoding cell division cycle protein 48 homolog, translating into MSHPAESSDSKGGKKDFSTAILERKKSPNRLVVDEALNDDNSVVSLHPDTMEKLQIFRGDTILIKGKKRRDTICIALADETCEEPKIRMNKVVRSNLRVRLGDVVSVHQCPDVKYGTRVHILPVDDTIEGVTGNLFDAYLKPYFLEAYRPVRKGDLFLVRGGMRSVEFKVVETDPGEFCVVAPDTEIFCEGEPVRREDEDRLDEVGYDDVGGVRKQMAQIRELVELPLRHPQLFKSIGVKPPKGILLYGPPGSGKTLIARAVANETGAFFFCINGPEIMSKLAGESESNLRKAFEEAEKNAPSIIFIDEIDSIAPKREKTNGEVERRIVSQLLTLMDGLKSRAHVIVIGATNRPNSIDPALRRFGRFDREIDIGVPDEVGRLEVLRIHTKNMKLSDDVDLERIAKDTHGYVGADLAALCTEAALQCIREKMDVIDLEDETIDAEILNSMAVTNEHFHTALGTSNPSALRETVVEVPNVSWEDIGGLENVKRELQETVQYPVEHPEKFEKFGMSPSKGVLFYGPPGCGKTLLAKAIANECQANFISIKGPELLTMWFGESEANVREIFDKARQSAPCVLFFDELDSIATQRGSSVGDAGGAADRVLNQLLTEMDGMSAKKTVFIIGATNRPDIIDPALLRPGRLDQLIYIPLPDENSRHQIFKACLRKSPISKDVDLRALAKYTQGFSGADITEICQRACKYAIRENIEKDIEKERRRGENPEAMDEDVEEDMSEIKPAHFEESMKYARRSVSDADIRKYQAFAQTLQQSRGFGAEFRFPESGTGASASASASDPFATSAGGADEDDLYS; encoded by the exons ATGTCTCACCCTGCTGAATCTTCCGACTC GAAAGGGGGAAAGAAGGACTTCTCGACGGCAATTTTGGAACGCAAGAAGTCACCGAATCGGCTCGTCGTCGATGAGGCGTTGAATGATGATAACTCTGTCGTTTCATTGCATCCCGATACTATGGAAAAATTGCAGATTTTCCGCGGCGATACTATCCTCATCAAG GGCAAGAAAAGAAGGGATACAATTTGCATTGCTCTTGCAGATGAGACATGTGAGGAGCCAAAGATCAGGATGAACAAAGTTGTTAGATCAAATCTGAGGGTTAGACTTGGTGACGTTGTATCTGTGCACCAATGTCCTGATGTTAAGTATGGGACCCGTGTTCACATACTGCCAGTGGATGATACCATAGAGGGTGTTACTGGCAACCTGTTTGATGCATACCTAAAAC CTTATTTCCTGGAGGCTTATCGCCCTGTGAGGAAAGGAGATCTTTTCCTTGTCAGAGGAGGGATGCGAAGTGTAGAGTTCAAGGTCGTTGAGACTGATCCTGGGGAGTTCTGTGTGGTTGCCCCTGACACTGAAATCTTTTGTGAGGGAGAACCTGTGAGAAGAGAGGATGAAGATCGGTTGGATGAGGTCGGTTATGATGATGTTGGTGGTGTTCGGAAGCAGATGGCTCAGATTCGTGAGTTAGTGGAGCTGCCACTGAGGCACCCACAACTTTTTAAATCAATTGGTGTGAAGCCACCCAAAGGAATTCTACTTTATGGACCTCCAGGTTCTGGGAAGACATTAATAGCCAGGGCTGTGGCTAATGAAACTGGTGCTTTCTTCTTTTGTATTAATGGACCAGAAATTATGTCCAAGTTGGCTGGAGAGAGTGAAAGCAATCTCAGAAAGGCATTTGAGGAAGCTGAGAAGAATGCTCCATCCATCATCTTTATTGATGAGATTGACTCAATTGCTCCTAAGCGGGAGAAAACAAATGGTGAGGTTGAACGACGGATTGTCTCCCAGCTTTTGACTCTCATGGATGGACTGAAATCCCGGGCCCATGTTATCGTCATTGGGGCTACAAATCGTCCAAATAGCATTGACCCAGCTTTGAGAAGGTTCGGTAGATTTGACAGGGAGATAGATATTGGAGTTCCGGATGAAGTTGGACGCCTTGAAGTTCTTCGAATCCATACCAAGAACATGAAGCTGTCTGATGAT GTTGATTTAGAAAGAATTGCAAAAGATACTCATGGGTATGTTGGTGCTGATCTGGCTGCTCTCTGCACTGAAGCTGCTCTTCAATGCATCAGGGAGAAGATGGATGTGATTGACTTGGAGGATGAAACAATTGATGCTGAGATTCTCAATTCAATGGCTGTCACAAATGAGCACTTCCATACAGCTCTTGGAACAAGCAACCCATCCGCTTTGCGTGAAACT GTTGTTGAAGTGCCCAACGTCAGCTGGGAGGACATTGGAGGCCTTGAGAATGTTAAGCGAGAGCTTCAAGAG ACTGTTCAGTATCCTGTGGAGCATCCAGAGAAGTTTGAGAAATTTGGTATGTCACCTTCAAAGGGAGTTCTGTTCTATGGCCCCCCAGGTTGTGGTAAAACTCTTCTGGCCAAAGCTATTGCCAATGAATGTCAAGCGAACTTCATCAGCATCAAGGGCCCTGAACTGCTCACGATGTGGTTTGGTGAGAGTGAAGCAAATGTTAGAGAAATTTTTGACAAGGCACGACAATCAGCTCCGTGCGTCCTCTTCTTTGATGAACTTGACTCCATTGCCACTCAG AGGGGAAGCAGTGTTGGAGATGCTGGCGGTGCTGCTGATCGGGTTCTTAACCAACTCTTGACTGAAATGGATGGCATGTCTGCGAAAAAGACTGTTTTCATAATTGGGGCTACCAATAGACCTGACATTATAGACCCAGCGCTTTTGCGGCCTGGCCGTCTTGATCAGTTGATATATATTCCTCTTCCAGATGAAAACTCACGTCATCAGATTTTCAAGGCATGCTTGAGAAAGTCACCCATCTCAAAAGATGTAGACTTGAGAGCCCTTGCAAAATACACTCAAGGCTTTAGTGGGGCAGATATTACAGAGATTTGCCAGCGTGCATGCAAGTATGCCATCAGAGAGAATATAGAGAAG GATATAGAGAAGGAGCGCAGGAGAGGAGAGAATCCCGAGGCTATGGATGAGGATGTTGAGGAAGATATGTCAGAGATTAAGCCTGCCCATTTTGAGGAGTCCATGAAGTATGCCCGCCGGAGTGTCAGTGATGCAGACATACGCAAATACCAGGCATTTGCCCAGACTTTGCAGCAGTCCAGGGGTTTTGGAGCTGAATTTCGATTTCCAGAATCAGGCACTGGTGCATCTGCATCTGCATCTGCATCAGATCCATTTGCTACTTCAGCTGGTGGGGCAGATGAAGATGACCTATATAGTTAG